A region of Myxococcus stipitatus DSM 14675 DNA encodes the following proteins:
- a CDS encoding TetR/AcrR family transcriptional regulator — MPAPLMSREEIVARLLEIFRERGYDGASLSDVSAATGLGKSSLYHHFPGGKQDMGAAVLEQAGVWLERDIVGALSAERPPLRRLDAMFAAVRSFYGGGTRPCILGALVTGSARKVFQPELTQRFRRWMQALAGMLTEAGVASATARELAEDLVVSVQGALIVSRGTDDADVFGDTLRRQQARLKAALEAVQR; from the coding sequence ATGCCAGCTCCACTCATGTCCCGTGAGGAGATTGTCGCGCGGCTGCTCGAGATCTTCCGCGAGCGCGGCTACGACGGCGCGAGCCTGTCGGATGTGTCGGCCGCCACCGGCCTCGGCAAGTCGAGCCTCTACCACCACTTCCCCGGCGGAAAGCAGGACATGGGGGCGGCGGTGCTCGAGCAGGCGGGGGTCTGGCTCGAGCGCGACATCGTCGGTGCGCTGAGCGCGGAGCGTCCTCCCCTGCGTCGCCTCGACGCCATGTTCGCGGCCGTGCGCTCCTTCTATGGCGGAGGCACCCGGCCCTGCATCCTCGGGGCGCTGGTGACGGGGAGCGCGCGCAAGGTGTTCCAGCCCGAGCTGACCCAGCGCTTCCGGAGGTGGATGCAGGCGCTCGCGGGCATGCTGACGGAGGCGGGGGTCGCGTCGGCCACCGCGCGCGAACTCGCCGAGGACCTGGTGGTTTCAGTGCAGGGCGCGCTCATCGTCTCGCGCGGCACCGATGACGCGGACGTCTTCGGAGACACGCTGCGGCGCCAGCAGGCGCGTCTGAAGGCCGCCCTGGAGGCTGTGCAGCGCTGA